The genomic window ctgaagttatactggccggggttgtactgtccggatccagtcaggcagccggaccgtcgggttttggccacgagctaggaccactgggaagcggccctccacgcggaccatgagacccatgccaaggccgtgatcactactttctgggtgagttctctttagaagcacaagtccattctagtttcatgaatgatttagctcatggcttcttccattcttgtttcatgcatgattgtagaaattctatcgagttcttccggagcacagggcTAGAGCAGACCAGATCGTgttgcgccaatgcaagaagaaggcccgccagatgcagtacgaggtgcgctatgtggccatctcgacatactaccacgacgttcttggtgtgaagatgaccaaggaagaagcgcggaggatgggcattaccttggagaggcccgagtacttggcggtaagtataaaagatttttcattatgctttcatatattatgctttcattaccatgtggtacatttcaccgtttcatgttgacatgccattatgcttttattatgtaggtgtgtccaaattggtgttatggaaaagacgagtcctgggcagcattggtggatctttggtgtgatgaggctggagcctgggcggctatgagaatcaaaaataaggctaaccgagggaaggagggagtacatgctcagggaaaccgaaaccactatctccacaaggcagttaatgtatgactaaccccattaaacattcttcttcttctatttaccatcactttcttatgtatgactaacatctgtttggtggtgcaggaggagaaactgaagcggccgctctcacacatgcaggcgtgggagatcgcccatacgcggaaggaccccaagcctagcgagcccaagtactacggcaagaagaccgcgtGGAGGAAGGAGGCCTACTCCGCAGCGTATCtgaagttacatcctgacacacctgaccccattgcggcggatctggacgacagggcggtggtgagcatggggcccaaggagcacggtcgggaggcggttctcgatgttGTGGTCACTCcgactatctcctacacacagctccgtcggatcgacccgagcctgagccagcgcacgagccagccagtgtccagttcacagtccctctttcaggagcaacaatctataagtattttccctcttatcttcattgctcactttattttccgcatctagtagttttatgagttccatcatgtcataccgtaggcctacctggagtacacacgccaggagaccatggcatGACATCAGAGGCTTCatgaacaccaagtgcagaggGATCGCCAGCTGGAGCAggcttttcaggaaatggcggccggcagCTGTCCTGAGTTGCAGCTAGCACAatgccctccagcacaaccagtgctgctgacctttgaggagtttgtggcacagaacgctggcccctcgccggttagttcatccccaatctattcacccaaagcatgtcatgcctttcaacatGGTCATATATCCCattaatatgtcttttcaacatccagggaacaggtggatctaccgttggcggtggtcttcgcagcactccggagacacggagcccgaccactccgatcgaCGGAGGCGGTAGCGCTGGCGGAAGCactgacgacctgggcttcggcgctcttggcggtgacgacctccgcggtgctcgatgtcctggcgcttaagcctttgggtcaCATTGTGGCGGTTCTCGATGTTGTGATACTTatatgcttgtgatgtttcttatcttattgttgtttgtgatattcttatatgcttggtggtgatgatccttatatgtttatgctttgtgatgtTTCTTACGATGTGTGATGCTGCTCCTTCCTGTTACGTGATGTTGCTTCTTATATATGCTGCTTCTTATATATGCTGtgtatattcaaatgaattgagctgaaaagaaacagaaaaaagaaaaaaaactggaaAGAAACTATGCCCTCGACATAGGCctggcgtgagctcccagtggctgacacgtggccgtctatgccgacggcctagccgtcggcttagttctGCCCCAGGAGTGCCCAgttgtcgacacgtggcacgtctatgccgacggcctagccgtcggcatagttctaaactaagccgacggctaggtcGTCGGCATGGGCAAGACCTAGGGGCGACGGCGACTCGCCACGTGGcacctctatgccgacggcctggccgtcggcgtagTTTAgtactatgccgacggcctggccgtcggagTAGTTTAGTACTATGCCGACgggcaggccgtcggcatagaggtgCCACGTGGCGAGTCGCCGTTGGTCAGCAGTTGACGGCAGCCGCCGTTAGGCGATGgcgttgccgacggccagggccgtcggcatagatgtacggccaccgtcgggatagggtctatgccaacggcctttctatgccgacggtcatcctggctacgccgacggatatgttgccgatggccctatgccgacgggggccgtcggcataggcctgtcccgacggctagtcagggctatgctgacggccctggccgtcggcatagggtgcgattccggtagtgaGAACCATCGATGCGCCGTGCTGGAAGCTCTACGGTCGCGTGCTGGAATCCGGCCATGCACGCGCTGGAACCGGTGAAGAAAATTGCTGGAACCGGCTACTCGATTTGTTACAATCGAGGATTCAAGTCGCTGCATCCATGGCGGTGGAGGTATTTTTTTGCTGGAACCCCAGAGTTGATTTGCTGGAACCAGCTACTGGATTTGCTGGATCCGACAAAGTTTTTGTTGCGGCCGTCAGCAACGACCTCGCACATGTTTTTGTTGTAACCGGTGTATGTTTTTCTTGCCATCGGTGATTTGATTTGCTACAACCGTTTcattttttgctacatttattcACAGCAGAGCTGCGTCCTGCGACTGCGGTGACCTTCTTTGCTGCAAGCGTTGTAGTTTTTGCTACATCCGTCGAGGATTTTTGCTACATCATCTTTTCATGGTGGAGCTGCAGGCTCGACGGCGGCGATAATGATTTTGTGTTGCAACCATCTTTGCTTTTTGCTACGACCTATGGATTTTTTGCTAcatacattcattttttttcttttatctgAGATGGTGTGCTTCATCTGATAACAAAAATGGTGAGCGCATGAGACCAACGCGAGTGCGGCGGCGTGAAGGAGGACATGGGTGCTGTCGGCCTGCCGCGCCTCGCCAGGGGCGCTCACACGAAATGGCTGGGGCGGAGACATCCCACATCGAATGAGCAGATCTGAAACTGNNNNNNNNNNNNNNNNNNNNNNNNNNNNNNNNNNNNNNNNNNNNNNNNNNNNNNNNNNNNNNNNNNNNNNNNNNNNNNNNNNNNNNNNNNNNNNNNNNNNNNNNNNNNNNNNNNNNNNNNNNNNNNNNNNNNNNNNNNNNNNNNNNNNNNNNNNNNNNNNNNNNNNNNNNNNNNNNNNNNNNNNNNNNNNNNNNNNNNNNNNNNNNNNNNNNNNNNNNNNNNNNNNNNNNNNNNNNNNNNNNNNNNNNNNNNNNNNNNNNNNNNNNNNNNNNNNNNNNNNNNNNNNNNNNNNNNNNNNNNNNNNNNNNNNNNNNNNNNNNNNNNNNNNNNNNNNNNNNNNNNNNNNNNNNNNNNNNNNNNNNNNNNTAGCTGCTGGATCGCATGGCTGGGCAGcgaccctaaaccctaaacccccaAATTAAAAATCGTATCAAACTGTACACAAAATACATGATCACATGTTTAAGATCGATCCAATCATACGAGGTCATTTAGGTCGTCAGCACGGGATATACTGGTTCGAACATGAAAATTCCCAACACACCTCTCTTGTCGGCAACGTGTCTTCGGATCCTCGCATATCCCCCCTCGCCCCAATGTTTCCCCCATGAATTCTTGATGCGCCAGTACTTGACACCGTAGGAGTCCGTGCCATAACCGACCACCAGGACAGCATGCCAGCCGGTAAGCCTCCTATCAAATTTACAATCCATGATGCCTCCTCTGTAGTCCTGCAAAGGATCACCTTGCACAGTGACGATCACCGGCCGCTTCGCTACCGCTTTCTCCAGATCATCCTCAGTTGGGCGGATATACCGGAAGCCTGATATCCTTGCCGCTGACTTTTTGTCCAATTTGCGACATATACTCTTCCGGGCCTTGTATGGGTAGGAAGACTCTGCCAATAGTCCGTTTTGCCGTACGTAACGGAAAGCATACAAATAGTCACCACCATTACACCCATGGTTCTCTATGTTGCAGTCGACGAGCTCTTGAACTGATAACGCGATTGATTGGAAGGTCTTAAGGTAATGAACTGCCTCAACCGAGGCTGCAACTGCCATGGCCCAACAACTGCCTGCAACAAATACACACGTTAAGTTTGTGGAGATTTTTCCTAAGTGATCCTTGCTCGCTTGGTTGGATATAGATTTACACGAGATAGGTCAGCTTCCACCATATATAGGATGCAGTATAAATGCATAACTAATCTGTACGCATCCAGAAATCAACTATGATATACACTAACAATACAGTTTGGAACACCGGCTACATAGAGTCTAGTAGCAGAGAATAAGCTCATGACACTTACCGCAGTTCTTTTGATTCCTCACGGCACGAGTTACAACTCCAGCTTCAACCCAATCAATCCGCCACGGGGCGGGAAGCCCTCTCAGCAAGCTCTGCCTTCCTCCTCTCAACAAGCTCTGCATTCTTCTTCATACACCAAAGTCCAACACCAACGGCTATTGCTATAGGTATAGCATATCTGCAAACACGTTCTTAGTTCTTGCTGAGAAaacatgatgcatgcatgcattttcacTTTGGCAAGTTGCAACCATCGCGACACTAACCAGACTTTTGGATTATATTTTAGAAAAGGGGTAGATTTTATGGAATCAACATGAAGATGCACAAAGCCAATACCAGCCGGCAAATAGCAAAGCCATATAAGACCAAAATTATGTCTAAGTGAGGACCCGAGACTTTTGGATTATATATATAATTGAAGATGTCTAAGAAATTCACCTGCGAAAGAAGCCCAAGCGGTGACCAGCGGTAGCTGCAACATGCCCAACGTTTCTCTGCAACTGCAGCAATTCGATCACCTTTCAGTTTCATCACCCACGCATGCACACCGACAGAGAGGGAGACTGGAAGAAGCGTAGGTACGTACCTGTAGCTGCATCAGCCTAGCTCCGGCAGGCCTCGACAGCGACCCGGCCGCCACGGCGGGGCTGCAGAGCCGGCGTAACCCGACCACTGCGGCTTGGCTGCAGAAGTGGCGTACCATGGTTGCTCCAGCTGGTCTGGACAGTGACCTGGCCACCGCGGCCTGGCTGCCGAACCGGCGCACCGTGGTTGCTCCCGCAGGCCTCCACGGTGACCCAGCCGCTGTTGTCTGGCTATGGAACCGGCGGAACAGGGTAGAATCCGCAGGCGGTGCCGTCTGGCTGTAGAACCGGGgtaacatggttgctccggcatgCCTCGAAGGCCACCCGGCCGCCGTGGACTGGCTGCAGAACCGGCGTAGCAGGGTCCTCCCGGCGGCGACAAATACCCGACGAAACATGGCCTGCACCCGGAATCTTCATCGGACGCTTAGCCATGGATGTAATGTATATACTACTCCGTAGAAGAGTAGGAGGAGGATTGGGCCGACGGATTTTGGAATCGGTGTCTGCAACTTGCCGGAACCGGAAGCGGAACCAAACTCGTATGAGCGCGAGTTCGAGTCGACCTCACACATCTACCCACCGTGGTTGAATACGAGTCGCGAGGTTGCATGCACCTCCGATCCACTGTGGCTTCACCTTCCCTTCTCTCCGTCCAAGCCGCCGCGCCACTACCTTCCTCGTGTGGCAGCAGGGGGGATCCGGCTCCTCTACCGTGCCCAGCGGCACAGAcgggagctcctatacggcgcATTAAGCGCCGGTACAGGCAACTGGCGCCCACTGTCGCtatctggtgggccggcccaggaaCACGCAGAGAAAAAACTTGCTCCAACAGGATTCGATCTCGCGCCATTTAGTTACGACATAGCGTACCTAACCAGTACATCTACTACAACCTATTGATTCATTACAGCGCGAGAAATTTAAAAACAACAGTAACCGCACTATTTCTGGTACAAACAATTTAGAAAGACGTGAttttttggaaaagaaaaaaaaatcgcgAATTAGAAAAAATTTCATGTATTCAAAAACTTTCACCAAATTTTATAAAAGATCACCGTGTATTACATAAAATTTCAttgtattaaaaaaagttcattgtatattatgaaaattgttcacctttgcatataaaaatgttcgtcgTGTATCATAAAAATATTCATCGTATATTATGAAATTTTTCAATGTTTTTACTAAATGTTGAatgcatattcaaaaattgttcgacACATATATTCATAttgtttcaaaaatgttcatcgtgtattatTTAAAATGTTCGATGGATATAAAAATGTTCAGGATATATATATTTGATTTTTTCTATTTTGGTTTTGGTTATTCAATGAGTATACAATTGTTCACTATGTTTCTTAATTTTGTTCAGTATATATTAcacaatgttcaatgtgtattcgcATTTTCACAAAAATGTTCAGTACGTGTCTGAAAATTCTATGTATGGTGAACAATATTCAAATACACgtagaacattttttttaaatacgaTGAACTCCTTTTGAATGCACGCTGAACAAAATTtatatacatgatgaacattttttatacacactgaacatttttcaaagttcatcaaatttgacaatagttcatcaattttgaaaaatgttcatcaattttgaaagaaAATTCATCGATATGAAATAAagttaaaaaattgaaaaaaacacTCTTTCCACGAAAACAGGAAATAGAAAAAGGTTAAAAGCCTGTTAATTAACACGAATTGGTAGGTTAGCCGAGTGGTTTTGCAATCGCGCATGTAGTCGTGAGATCCCTGGTTCGAAAAATGGTTCTCGCCAGAAAGTTTTTTGCGTTttcaaaaacagaaaaaagaagtgggccggcccagtgcggcggGAGGGTGTGCGCCCGATTGCACCTATGCCTAAAACGGGTACGCACTGATATGGGCCAGAATATTACCAACGTCAACCCAACCAGCCTAGCCATCTCTCTAGTTACTAAGCTCCCAGGAAATAAAGCTCCCTGGTGAATCGGGGGTTTGTGGGACGAGCGGGTCCCAGTTGTCAGTCTAAGCAACCGATGGTCAAACCTCTCGAACATCTCGCTCATGTATACTTCCCCTTTTCCTCTTCCACCAAAATTACCGGCGCCGACCTCTCCTCTCCTGCTGTCCCCAGCTCAAGAAATATcttcgccgccgccactcctctgcGTCCTTGCTCCCCGCGTATCCCTCCTAGCCAATCTCTCCCGTGCTCCTTGATCCGTCTTCTTCTTGATCGGTCCGTAGGTGGGCGGGGCGGCCGTATCCGGCAACCACGATGGTGGTCGGTAGGATCAGCAGTTCAGCACCTCCTTCATCGCCCACCGGCCGACTTTGCTGCACTCTTCACGTCGTCCGTTTCTGCCCCTCGGAATGGCTTTCGTGGGACGACGGATGATGGCCTGGGTGGCGAGGCCGACGTGGGAGCTCGCGGACTGGCCGGTCAGGGCGCTGGTAGTCGGGGTTGAGTCCCTACAGGAGGGAGAATCGGAGGATCCCGAGGGCGGCGGCGATGCCATCAGTGTGACGCTGACGTGGCCTCCGCGGAACAAGGCGGACAACCCTAGCCTGCACAATTCGCCGCTGCAGCTCGAGCGCATGGGTTGCAGGTGGCTCGACGTACGCAATCTTCGAAGGGGAGGGGGTGGTCATATAGGATGACACTCGGTTGGAGAGGCAGAACTGGCTCACCCCTGCGGAGGAGGAGGGCATGTCGTCGCTGACGGCATTCAGGCGATGAAGGCCGACCACACCGTCTCCAAGGTGCTCTGTTGGTCTCGGGACCCCTCGGAGATCCTGCTTCTGACTTTGCGCAAGGAGGCACACGCAGCGATGGACGCAAGGTTGGTCTTCTCTTCTTCTATTATACTCAACAATTATGTGTTTGGGCCGTGTTGCAAATGCAACTCTGAATGCATACTGGGATACTTATATTTGTATATGGAAAGTTCACATGAAAATATTTTCAAGAACATGGCATAGTTAAGAAGTTCATAAGCATGTCACACTATGGTCATCTGAAATTAAGAGAGACCTACCTAGCCATAGATAGGAAGTTCTGAACTAATGCGAATTTTCTCTCAAACTGATACctttgtacaaaagaacatactcTATGGTAGTGAAGTCATTACCAAAATGTTATCTCCTTGAAAGTGCTTCTTGCTGCTATTGTTTCTGGTAATACTTCATACTTCCATGTTTGCTGGAATCACTACGTTTGTCTTCGCTGATGTAGAATTGATCAGCTGTGATTAACCATTGTGATCTGAAGTTGCAATCATGATATATCAATTTATCTTGATAAAAAATAGTCACCGGTACAGATACTAAGCTCTCTTCAAATGGAGCTTACTCGTGTGGCAGGCAGTAGGAGGACCCCGGCTTCAGCTAGCAGCCACACTCCTAAGACGACTAAACGTTCCGTCGATTGGCAGAGTTTGCCGATATCAAGTTTGAAAATTTAATTAAATTAATATATTGTCCTCTGGCATTTTTTTATCAATTTATTAATTGTTAAAAAATAATTTTTGCATTTGCTATTTGTAAGTCGCCTCAAATTGATTCGGGGTGTGAATCAGTTCCCGAGAAGACGAAGGCGAGGCATTGAGGCAGACATGGGGCGACACGGCATCCCTGGCGAGGTCGAGCCAGAACCATGCCGAAGAAGGCAACGATGGGACTGGCCTTGGCATCACCAACGAACGCGGGGCAGAAAGTGATAGCTATAATCTTGACTTAGTGGTGAGTGGCGGCCGAGCCGTTGTGCTGATGCATGCATGgttgttagggcatgtacaatggttgataagatagttttatcttaagttttgcatgtaaaTTAAAGATGGCAAAAAAACATGcgtacaatgggtcatctcttagccttatcttcaataattagttgttcctaaaaacatggtgagacaaattgtgctaagagatcatctcttgtcttctcttaaataagataagacaagccttctcttatggtttctctctcctccacctcatcatttatcctacgtggcactcttaagatagaaccattgtacatgcccttagctgCACAGCCGAGTCTTGTTGATCATGGAGAGATTCTAGTGAGTAGTTAGTGCATGGGTTAGTGGCCTAATGTGGTGGGTGGTTAGGCTATTGCGTGCGTGACTTGCGGTGTGGCCGAGGGCACGCAGCGGCAACCCAAGTCAGTGCGTGCGCGGTAGCTAGTCTGGTGTGTGCGCGTCCGGGTATAAAAAGCCTTCCCATGTACTGATCAAGATGCGCTGGTATGAGCCGAGCCTAGAAGCCAGAGAATAGGTAGTCTCCGCCGGGATCGTGGTAATGCGCCCGGTCGGCTGTGAGAGAGCTTCTCTGCATAGGCTGCGGTGTGTTGCCGCGCCCGGGTATGTGCCCAGTAAAGTGAGGCCGTTCGTGCGACGGAGGCGTTTGTGCGTCAGATAAATCGTGTGCTCCATCTTCCACCTTCGTGTGTGTGAGTGAAAGAGAGAGAGCTAGTCCGGGATTTGTCCCAACAGAAAGCTGATGGTGCGGGTTTTGTGCGGCGCGGAGGGTTGTGGACGCCAGAGAAGGAGGGAGGGTTAAAGGTTTGCTGGGGCGGCAAGGTGAGCGGAAGCGATGTCGACCATGGATAGCTCATGGCAGTTGGACCAACGGTGTA from Triticum aestivum cultivar Chinese Spring chromosome 3B, IWGSC CS RefSeq v2.1, whole genome shotgun sequence includes these protein-coding regions:
- the LOC123068031 gene encoding thiol protease SEN102-like, producing the protein MAVAASVEAVHYLKTFQSIALSVQELVDCNIENHGCNGGDYLYAFRYVRQNGLLAESSYPYKARKSICRKLDKKSAARISGFRYIRPTEDDLEKAVAKRPVIVTVQGDPLQDYRGGIMDCKFDRRLTGWHAVLVVGYGTDSYGVKYWRIKNSWGKHWGEGGYARIRRHVADKRGVLGIFMFEPVYPVLTT